The Apus apus isolate bApuApu2 chromosome 1, bApuApu2.pri.cur, whole genome shotgun sequence nucleotide sequence CCAAATGTGCTCAACACCTGGTTTGTAACTCCCTAACTATGGGTTTGAGGGTGGGGACAACGGCCAGAGGCCAGCccagggtgggaggagaggtAAATAACTCCCATATTTTTTGCCTGAGaccatgtgtgtttgtgtcttgCCTGTGGTGGAACTAAGTGTAGtgggagaagaggcaggaggaCATGGTCACTGCTCTGGGTGCCTGAGAAGTGGCTGGAGTCCAGAGCAGTATTTGCTGCAGCTCCTACTTCTCCCTGTCTATACCAAGTGTTCCCATGGcttcccttccagctctgcaccaGTGCCCATGTCCTACTCAAATCACTCCAgtccctcctcctccatcctgaCGGGCATCCCTGGGCTGGAAGATGCTCAGTTCTGGAtccccttccccttctgcaCCATGAACTCCATGGCAGttctggggaacaccactctCCTCCTGGTGGCTAGGATGGACCCAGGCCTGCCCCTGTGTTACTTCCTCTCCATGCTGGTGGCCATTGACCTCCTGCTCACCACGTCCACCCTGCCCAAGCTCCTGAGCATCTTCTGCACCCGCTCCCGCAAGATCAGCTTCCAGGGCTGCGTGGCCCAGATGTTCTTCGTCCACAGCTTCTCCACAGTGGAGTCTGGGGTCCTGCTCACCATGGCCTTTGACCAGCACTTGGCCACCTGCAGCCTCTGCACTGCTCTGCCATCCTGACTGGTCCCGCCGTTGCCAAGCTGGGCTTGGCTGCTGCGGTGCCCGGTGCTCCCACCATCACCCCTGCGACCTGCACAGTGACCAGCCTGTCCTCCTGTGGCCCCCAACTCATTCCCCACTGCTCCTGCGAGCACCTGGTGGTGGTGAAGCTGGCCTGTGGGGACGCCAGGTCCAACAGCATCTACGGCCTCATGGTTGCCACCACTGTGGTGGGCTCAGACTCCGTCCTCATCTCTGTCTCCTGTGTGCTGATCTTGAGGGAAGTCTTGGGTGTCTCCTCCAGAGAGGCTTGTCTGAAGTcatgaatcatagaaccattcaggttggaaaagacccttggagtcaccgagtccaaccatcatccctactctacaaagttctcccctaaatcacatccaccaacaccacatccaaacgaccttAAACACaaccagggatggtgactccaccacctccctgggcagcctgttccagggtctgacactcttgctgtgaatattttttttcctaatgttcagtCTGATCATGTCCTGTTGaaacttgaagccattccctcttgttctgtcaagTCCTTCAGCACCTGTGGGTCCCATATTGGTGTCATCCCGCTCTTCTCTGTGCCCGGGCTCTTCTCCTTCTACACTCAGCCCTGGGGCCAGGAGATCCTTCCCACCTCCAGATCCTGATGGCCGATCTCTacgtgctgctgcctcccacacTCAACCCGCTCATCTACGGGATGAAGACCAAGCTGACCCAGGAGCAGCTTCTGAGCCTGCTCTGGAGGAAAGGGATGGAGCCCAGGTCCTGAGCCCAAGCCAAGCACTAGTGCCAGGTGGGATGGACGGGGTTTGGACCAGAGAACAATGAGAGCATGTGTGGGGAGCAACAAaagagctgcctgctggagaAATGGGGTGATCCCTTCATCACCTTGGCCAAACCCTGGGAGCCGGAGGCACCACAGAAAATTTGACTGgggaaacattatttttagaaatttagAATTTTACATTCCTGCTCAGAACAGAGAGAACTCCTGTCTGACCGTGTCTGCAGCTGTCTCTGTGCTCACCCTCAGACCTGTCTCACCCCTgaccctcctcttcctctcagcTCTTGATAAAGGACTGTTACCACTTTGCAAACAAAAGTCTGTTCATGGGTTCATCCTCCCCCCGTTTCCCCTCAATATTCcccattttttctgtttcccactGGGTCCCCCACCGGCCTCCCCCTTTTCCAGCCAATCTGTAACTTCCCATTTATTCACTTCCTggtttttcatagaatcatggaatggcttgggttggaagggaccttgaagatcatctagatccaaccccctgcatgggcagggacacctcccagcagcccaggctgctccaagccccatccaacctgcccttcaacactgccagggatggggcagccacagcttccctgggcaacctgggccaggctctccccaccctcacagcccagaatttctccctcacatctcagctccagctccctctgccagctggaaacccttccccctgctcccagccctccctgcccttgtcccaagcccctccccagctttcctggagccccttcaggccctggaaggtgctctcaggtctccctggagccttctcttctccaggctcaacaccccagctctcccagcctggctccagagcagagctgctccagccctcccagcatctccggggcctcctctggcctctctccaacagctccgtgtccttcctgtgctggggaccccagagctgttcccagccctgcaggggggtctcagcagagcagagcagaggggacaatcccctccctggccctgctgctcacgctgctggtgacacagcccaggacacgggtgggttctgggctcTGGCACATGGTGCTGACTCATGTTGATcttctcatcacccaacacTCCAAGTTgttctccccagggctgctctcaatcccttcattcCCAGCCTGTGTTGATACTGGGGATTGCTCCAAATGAGTCCAAAGAGACTCAAAGTTGGACCTTTTCTGGAGAAGTGTGAAAAAAATCAGGTCCAGAAGGGGCCTGGTGAAGGTACCTTTCCTGTGCCTTTGCCCCAGGATGGGATCAGCTCAGTTGAAATGGTTATGATGAGATGTTCAGGAGAACCATCTGTGCTGGTGACTCTGTACCCAGACCAACCTGCTTCCCAGTTTCACTTCCCACCCCTTTCCTAACCTCAGGTCTCCTtcccaccagctcagccctTGAGTCATTGTCCAGTTCCCACGGTCTGGTCATTCCCACCTCTCTGCAGCATCtctttcctttgctgcaggacactctcctctccctgctgcctccaaGGCCATCTCCTGCTTTTGCTCTGTGCTCTGGCATCTCTGCAGCCTTGAACACACCCCGCCATGGTTGAGTTTTGGTCTCATTATGGCCAATTGTGACGCATCTTCCCAAGTTCAACGTAAAGACCTTCTCTACCTGAAGCTTGTTTGCTCTGAAGAGCGTAAGAACTGTTCCACTAGATCAAATTAAAGGTCCCTCcatcctgccctcctgccttgAAGAGTGGCTATTAATGACCATTTAGGAAGGTAATTTACAGTTTATCTCTCCCTTGGCACATggcccagcacccagcagtcAATTGAGAGGCTTTCTGACCAGGAGGCAGCACCTCGGCCGTCATCTTTAATAGAAATCAATTAATCTCTCGCCCATGGATTTTCTCTAATTccttttaaaaccttttatGTACTCTGGGCTCCCTCAGCATCCAGCGGTGGTGAGTTCCATAAATTCTTCATGAAACGTCTTTAGAtttctaatttgttttaaatcttctgCCTGGTGTTTTCAGGGCGCTTCTCCCCCTTCTTGTTCACACAGTGTGAGAAAAGATGAATAATCACCCCAAGTGTATCTTCTCCTCCCCATGTATTATCCCACAGACCTTTCCTCTATTGCTTTATTGTCCCTTCTCAAGGCTGAAGAGACCTTTTCTAATCATCTGCCCTTCTACAGGAACTTTTCTGCAGTGGTCAGCCAGTTGAACTAGAGGATCATTGTAggtctcctcttctcttctcttctcttctcttctcttctcttctcttctcttctcttctcttctcttctcttctcttctcttctcttctcttctcttctcttctcttctcttctcttctcttctcttctcttttctctcctctcctctcctctcctctcctcccttctcttcctcttccccaacagagaccctggcccaggttgcccagggaagctgtggctgccccatccctggcagtgttgaagggcaggttggatggggcttggagcagcctgggctgctgggaggtgtccctgcccatggcaggggtgggactggatgggctttaaTTTCCCTTCCAATCCCAACCAGTCTGAGATTCTATGATTGCTCAGAATTAATACCTGTGAATGAATAGTTCTTTGgctgagctcagcagcactTTGGGGACCCGGGTCACAGTTTGCTGGTGTCCTCGGTGGGCAGAACCCCAGCCCGGTCTGGTTCCCCACCACAGAGGTACCTCTCAGGTCCAGAGGCTGGTTTTGCTCCAGACACCTCACACGAGGACAGACGAACTCATCCCCTCTCCCGTGTCTGGGTTTGGCAGGAGCAGAAACTGAGCTAACAGCAACTTCCACCTCACAGCTGAGGTGGCAAAGATAAACTCCTGACCACGAGTCCTCCAGATAAACAGGCTCCAGGGCCACGGCAGAGGGTTCCTGCTTCACGGGGCTGTGTTTGGCTTCGTAATATTAAGTTTGTTTTCACTGTGCCATTTATCACTCTTTTAATTAAGCATTTACTGTCTCACTGCTCACGGgtggtgtggggggggggggggttagcTGGAACTTCATGTCATATTATCTCCTCGGGGCGACGCCGCGAGCGCTTTTCCTGCAGAATTTATCACTGTTTGCACTACTGATCCTTTCTGACAGTAAAAATTACGTCCGTCACCAGCAGGGCCGGTCATAAATCACAGGGAGCTGTAAAAGGCCTGGCCCAATAAACTGCCAGGAGGGAAACGGCGCCTGCcgggagagcagcagccatggggaaaaaaaccaaagccacaacaaaaaaacaaacaaaaccaaccaacccgAGCAAGATGATTTGTTTcccaagctgctgctcctgggaggCCTCGGGCTGTTTGCGCACCCGGGATCCGGGTGGTTGGGCTGGGTCAGTCCTGGGGGGGTTATAAGCTCTGCCCGCCCAGCGCCGGGACCATCCCCAGCACCGCGACCGGGACGTGGAGCTGCCCGGGTCGGGAAGGTGCCAGAGCCCCCTCGGTGAGTACCCTGGGCAATTAGCAGCGTGTTGATCATCACAATCCTTGTTTACTAGTGAGGGGGGTGGTGGTTTACGGAGCTGGACCCAGCGTGGGTGGGGAGGTGGGTCTCCAGAGTGATCCTTGGGTGGATCACACCGTTCTGTTGGGTTGGGTGTTCAGGAGGACCTGAGTGGTTGTAATTAcaagcagggctggcagggaagaTCTGGCCATGGGGTCTTtcccatctgctctgctctgctgagacccccctgcagggctgggaacagctctggggtccccagcacaggaaggacacggagctgttggagagaggccagaggaggccccggagatgatgggagggctggagcagctctgctctggagccaggctgggagagttggggtgttgagcctggagaagagaaggctccagggagacctgagagcaccttccagtgcctgaaggggctccaggaaagctggggaggggcttgggacaagggcagggagggatgggagcagggggaagggtttccagctggcagagggagctggagctgagatgggagggagaaattctgggctgtgagggtggggagagcctggcccaggttgcccagggaagctgtggctgccccatccctggcagtgttgaagggcaggttggatggggcttggagcagcctgggctgctgggaggtgtccctgcccatgcaggggtgggactgggtgggatttaaggtccctttcccACCTAAACCAGTGTGGGATCATAGTGCcacttgctgctgtgctggactTTTGTGCTCTTCCACCACCCAGCTCAGCTGGTGGGAATGGTGTGTTCCTGCTCTTGCCTGCAAAGTCACCAGAAGTCCAGTTCTGGGGGTGCTGCATCCCCAGAATTCCTCACTGATCCTCCTCTCCTTGCTGAGCGGCTGAGCCCTCGCTTGCTTGGGTTGGCAGTGATGTGGTTGTTAAAATAGCAAAGTCTCTTCTTGGAAACAAACCAGATCTCTTGGTCTCATCCTTCCCAAGCCCCTGCTCTTGCCTACGCTGGGAAGAAGCCTTTAAAGCACCAGAACTTCCCTTAAATTcttgatgaaaagaaaattcagagacAGGGAAGAAATCAGGAAGTAGTTTTCaagggctggagaggagggaaagtgCAGTGTCCTCCATGAGGATCTGCATGACCTCTTCCCCTGGGTGGTTTTCTCCCCGTGGTAGGTGCCTTTCTCAGCCAGGTGCTGCCATTAGTCCCTACATTTAAGTTTAAATCCTCCTGCAAATGGAAGTTTGTCTCCTCACCAGGGCTTGGCTGCAGTGCCCAAGGTGTGATTGCTCTGTCACAACAGCCAGCTGGGAGGTGCAAGGTGTGAGTGTGCTGTGGGTTGTGTATACACCCAGGAATAAGCATCTGTGCttctttatacttttttttttttttttttgcctctatATTATTTATAGACACACATGCACCCACACATGAGACacagaggggaaggaaacagCTTGGAGTGGGATCCGTGTCTGCGGCGCGTAGGAGCCGAGAACAcggggaggagcagagctgggaaagccCGTTGCTGAATAACTAACTTGGGTCTTGGGTTTTCTGTTCTAAATAACTCAATAACTCTGTACAGCACGGGAGGGGTTGGGAGGTTTTCTTGCAGGAGAAGCCTCTCTCACAGACCCCAGAGGGTTCTCACCAGACCTTCCTTTCCCACTGCgctttaaaaatctctttatcCACATCCACATTCCTGGGAACTGCTTGAATCTCAGTGTCTTGGAGAGCTCTGGATCTCAGCCAGATGCTGCTGGGGGGGAGGCTGTTgggctcacacacacacccctacTTGGTGTTTTTTAGCTCAGCCTGCAGAGAAGACTGAAGTGCAAGGGTCTGTGGGTTAGTTCTTGCTGCTGAGGTGTTGTTGAGTTGGCAGAAGGGGACAGCTctcagaatcatggaatcatgcaattgttctggttggaaaagacctccaagatcacccagtcccactgttccccatccctgccagggccacccctgccccgtgtccctcagcaccatctcatgggcttggaaacccctccagggatggggactcccccctgccctgggcagcctgggccaggtcctgacaacccttgccaggaaggaattgttccccagatccaacctcagcctcccctgggcATCTTGAGgccctttccccctccctttgGGGAGTTCCAAGCTACCACTTGGGCCCAGAGGTACCTTTGGACACCTTCCTACTGCCAAGGTAGACCAGTGTCGATGCCTTAGGGCAGGCTTGGGCAGGCAGCTCCATCCATGTCTGTGCtgtcccaggagctggggagggtctcCTGAAGAAGGAGACCTGTCCCTTCACAGTGGGGCTACATGCTGGCCAAGGTGACTCTTGACACTAAGGTCTAACTTTGTCCCTGCTTGGAGGGAATGAAATGGCTTCGGGTCTTCTCCAGTTCCCATCACTTATCTGTGGCttctgcccaggagcaggaagATGTTTGTTCTTGCCAAGCTCTGGGATTTATTGCCCCATTAGACTTCCACACAGGCTGCCAGTCTGATGGAGCTGAATCATATTATGAACATAGTAAATACATCATCATGACAAGTATGGTTGTGCAAACCATGAAGTGGGTTATAGTGAGAACCCTCCAGCTCATCGTTCAGCCCTCTCTGACCTGCTTGTTCCATATCCCACAGAAGGTTTGATTAAGACTGAAgccacagatatttttttcccctctaattAGTGCTTGCTCTGCACATTCACAGCTTtcccccacccacccagccAGGCCTTCAGCCATGAAGGACAGAGAGGGCTCGGGGACCCCCTGAGcttcttcagctgctctgccagggtgCTCTGTGTGTAGGAACCTGGACTGTGCTGAGGTGGCTGAAGCCTCCACGAGGACTGAAACCTATGGCAAGATCACAGGCTCAGAGGCTCATTGGATCATTCAGGCTGCAGAGACTTCAGAATATCTCTAGGCCAAtgtcctgctcaaagcagggccagtTATGTCTGACGAGGCTGCTCACAGCTTTGCCCAGCTGGGTCTTGAAAACTTCCAAGGGTGGAGATTGCACCTCCCTGGGGAACCTGCTCTGATGCTTGACGATCATCTTgggaaaacatttctcattGCATCCAGTCTGAAACTGCCTCATTTCAGCTTACACCTGGTGTCTCTCATCCTCCCACCACACACTGGAGTGAAGAGCCTGGCTTAGCCTTCCTGACAGCCTCCCTGTAGGCAGGGGAAGGCTGCTCCTGGGTTCCTGcaaaaccttctcttctccaggctgaacaagcctcTTTCCTTGGCCTCGTGTCCTGGGGCATTTCAATGACCTCTGTCCATCTCAGTGGCCTTCTGCTGAACCCACTGGAGCAGACATCTGCAAGATGTCTGCAAAGACCTCACTCACCTCCAACTCTTGGTATCTGTGTAGACACCACACCACATCCCCCATGTTCCTCCCCTCTGCTTTGGACCCAGACACTTTCCATGGACACGTCTCCAGTGCTCCTGAACCTGCACCTGCCTGTGCTTTGGCTTGATGTCATTCATGAAAGTCATGGGCACATGGGTTTACTCATTTGTTTCTCTTCACCTAATTGTAAGGTAGGATTATGGAAAGATAGAATTGTTTGGGTcggaaaagacctctaagatcctccagtcccactgcttccccagccctgccaaggccaccactgccccatgtccctcagcaccatctccagggcttggaaacccctccagggatggggactcccccctgccctgggcagcctgggccaggccctgacaacccttgccaggaaggaattgttcccaacCTCAACCTGCCCTGGCACAAGTCGAGCCTGgtccctcttgtcccatcacttgttccttgggagcagagacAAACACCTGCCTCATTACAGGTAGATTATGGAATGGGCAACAAGTTGGACATGAGAGCAGCTGAAAATCCACCTTAATCTGGTGGCCATctgtgctgagagcagcagcactggagtgCCTGAGCCTCTATTTCGCCATTTGTTTCCAGTGATGATTTCTTAGCCGAGAAATCGGAGTTAAACTCCCAGCATTTTCACATCCTGTCTCCAGGGAGCATCACAGAGAAGCCAGATGCTTGGCAGTTTAGTCTCGGTTGGGGCAACCatacaaaaagcattttctcaCTCAGTAGAGCATCACAGCTTGTGGAATttgttgtggctgccccatccctggcagtgttgaagggcaggttggatggtgcttggagcagcctgggctgctgggaggtggccctgcccatgcagggggttgaaaccaggtggtctttaaggtcccttccaactcaagtcattctgtgattctattattcccATTTGGACGCAACTGCAGAACAGTAACTCTCACCAGGAAGGTTTTCACTTCcatgttaagaaaaaataactttttcttctttttttaagtaaaaatgtCCATCCTTTCCTTCATTTCATAGTTTAATGGATAAACAAGAGCATCGTCGTATGTGACACTGGTAATCACAAGTGTCCTAAAGACCATGGGGGCATCTGCAAAGGTTGgtggggagctggagggatGTGGCTCTTGTCTTTACCTGCCTCTGTGTTCAGTGGAGAGTCCAACTACATGGAGTttctgttgttggtttgttttaggTGTGGGTTctgtgagctgagctgggatgGAGCATGACTCACATTCCACGTGGGAATTCAATGGCTCCTTCTATCAGCCTTCAGCTTTCCTCATGATGGGCATCCCTGGCCTGGAAGCCCTTCACCCCTGGATCTCCATCCCTTTCTGTGCTCTGTATCTTGTTGCTCTCTTGGGGAACTGCATGATCCTCTTCATCATCAAGAAGACCCAAAGTCTTCATGAGCCCATGTACTACTTCCTCTCCATGCTGGCGGTCACTGACCTGGGCTTGGTTCTGTGCACTCTGCCCACCACTCTGGGCCTTTTTTGGTTTAATATGAGAAGGATTGGGTTTGATGCTTGTCTCACTCAGATGTACTTCATCCATATCCTGTCCTTCATCGAGTCCTCTGTGCTCCTGGCAATGGCCTTTGACCGCTTCATTGCCATCTCCCACCCGCTGAGACACCCGTCCATCCTGACCAAGACAACTGTCATAAAGATAGGGCTGGTCATTCTGCTGAGAGGTGTGGTGTCCCTCCTCCCCATACCCTTCTTGCTCAAGAGACTCACCTACTGTGGCAAGACCGagctttctcattctttttgcTTCCATCCTGATATCATGAACCTGGCGTGTGCAGATATCAAGGTCAATGTCTTCTATGGGATGATTATTCTCTTATCAACAGTGGGGATGGACTTCATCTTCATCGTGCTGTCCTACATCCTGATCCTTAAAACTGTTGTTGGCCTGGCAACCAGGGAGGAGTGTCTCAAGGCTTTGAATACCTGTGTTTCTCACATTTGTGCTGTTCTAGTGTTCTTCATCCCCATGATCGGCCTGTCCATGATCCATCGCTTTGGAAAGGATTTTCCTCCTCTGGTCAACACTTTGGTTGCCTACACCTACCTTATCATTCCTCCTGCTCTCAACCCCATTATCTACAGCATAAAGTCCAGCCACATCCGTGAGGCTTTGCTCAGGGCACTGTGCAGGAAGAGTGGAAGCTGACTGGTAGCTTCCTCCACTGGTTCTGCTAGAAAGTGCTAGTGGACTGGGATCTCAGTCACTGGTGGACTGGGTTCTTGGCCAGAGCTGGTCGACTGGTTTCTTGGTCAGAACTGGTGAACTGGGTTCTTGGCCAGAGCTGGTGGACTGGTTTCTTGGTGCTCCATCCACATGGGTCACTGCCAGATGAAAGAACTGCAGAACCACTCAGATGTTGTTCCTCAACCCGGAGCTGACTTTCCATGTCTCGTCCTAGCATgatgcttttttcccttccagcagCCTGTGGCCACCCCAAGCCCTTCTGCCAGTGATTGACACAGATGGAGGCCCCAATCAGATCCCCTGCAGGATACTGGGGTGTGTGGCTTCCTCTTCCCAAGTCACACCATGGGGTGGGTCAAAGAACCTCTTCAGGGTGTGTTGTGTGAACCCCAACAGGCAGACAACAGTGTGGGGATCCCCTCCCTTGGGGGGGGGGTCATTGTTCTGTTCCCACATGTTACAGCAGCAAGGTCAAGAGGACAGGGCTTGGGCCAAGTGTTGGGAGCACCTCCAAATATCCCTGTCATTAGTTGTTCAACTgcccccatcccaccaggtaGAGCTCAGCTCCAGAGCCTGAGCACAGAGGTTTCCTCCAGCTCAGGTCCTGTTAAgtgggcagcagcacctcctAAAAAATGGTCCAGTCTTCATCTCATGCACATGGGCAGTGATGGaccctgtgctgcttctgcatctCCTTGTGGTGTGACTGAGCCATCGTGCCACGCAGAATGTTCCAGCCATTGTTCTGCATCGTGTGTGCAACAGCTCAAATAAAAGACACTATTCACTGTAAAAGGTCAAAAGTCTTGCTgaagccttttttgttttgttttgggtttgttgttttttccccctgtttgtCTGATGCAGAGATTCTGGGTTGCAGCTGCTTAAAATCTTCAGGATTTGCTGCAGATGAGCACAGGGTGGCAGGAACTGGGCATTTCTCAGGGTGgtgctcagggctctgctgtgATGAGCTCTCTTGCTGGAAAAGGGGGTTTCAGGAATCCAACAGGGATGGCTGAACTTCCTGACACGATGGAGCACGTCCTGCAATCTTCCAGCTGGGGTCCACCAGGTACTGACTGTCTCAGAGGGATGGGAGGAGGAGGTCTCCAGGGGCTGTCTCCACAGATGGGAGGTGACAGCTTATAACAGAGAATCACAGAGAGTCACAGAGcggtggggtgggaaggaagctctggagatcatccatccagtcccctgccagagcagggtcacatCCAGCAGGTCCCACAGGAACCTCCAGAGggttgggatgtctccagagaaggagcctccacagcctctctgggcagcctggcccagggctctgccaccctcacaggcaacaagctcctcctcatcttcagcttgaccctcctgtgctccagcttgtgcccatggccccttgtcctgtccctgggcactgctgagaagagacTGGTCCCCACCTCCTGACCCCCTGGAGACACTGACCAGCCTTGAGGAGACcctccctcagtctcctcctctccagttGAACAGACCTGCTGTAGGATGCAGAAGGTTTCATGATCCTCCTGGCTTTGCTTCCACCCCAAATCTTTCAT carries:
- the LOC127380176 gene encoding LOW QUALITY PROTEIN: olfactory receptor 52K2-like (The sequence of the model RefSeq protein was modified relative to this genomic sequence to represent the inferred CDS: inserted 2 bases in 2 codons) is translated as MSYSNHSSPSSSILTGIPGLEDAQFWIPFPFCTMNSMAVLGNTTLLLVARMDPGLPLCYFLSMLVAIDLLLTTSTLPKLLSIFCTRSRKISFQGCVAQMFFVHSFSTVESGVLLTMAFDQHLATCXPLHCSAILTGPAVAKLGLAAAVPGAPTITPATCTVTSLSSCGPQLIPHCSCEHLVVVKLACGDARSNSIYGLMVATTVVGSDSVLISVSCVLILREVLGVSSREASIPSCSVKSFSTCGSHIGVIPLFSVPGLFSFYTQPWGQEXPSHLQILMADLYVLLPPTLNPLIYGMKTKLTQEQLLSLLWRKGMEPRS
- the LOC127380170 gene encoding olfactory receptor 51G2-like; translated protein: MEHDSHSTWEFNGSFYQPSAFLMMGIPGLEALHPWISIPFCALYLVALLGNCMILFIIKKTQSLHEPMYYFLSMLAVTDLGLVLCTLPTTLGLFWFNMRRIGFDACLTQMYFIHILSFIESSVLLAMAFDRFIAISHPLRHPSILTKTTVIKIGLVILLRGVVSLLPIPFLLKRLTYCGKTELSHSFCFHPDIMNLACADIKVNVFYGMIILLSTVGMDFIFIVLSYILILKTVVGLATREECLKALNTCVSHICAVLVFFIPMIGLSMIHRFGKDFPPLVNTLVAYTYLIIPPALNPIIYSIKSSHIREALLRALCRKSGS